The nucleotide window AAAACAGTTCAGTTCGTTTTAAAAAAGTTCAGTTCCATTCGAAACAGTTCGGTAACTAAAATTCGATTTCGTTTGTTTTTTTCAACTGTATCAATAATGACAGTTCAGTTCAGTTTAGTTCGAAAGCAAACAGGTCGGTTCGGttagttattttaaattaaacaaacagTTTAGTTTGGTTAGTTTCAATTTTCATCCCGAATCGATCCATGTCCACCCCTAATTCTAGGTGCTTTGATCAATTTTTCAACCCTAATACGTTTGTTTTTTGTCGATCGGTGATTAATTAGGTTCCCAATGGTGTGAACAACAACAAGGGCAATATTTACATAGCGAACACAAGCCCATCAAATGTCTTCAAGGCATATTATGAACAATTTCGTAttgatttctctctttttctcaaGTGTCGTGCCAAAGAATTGGTTGAAGGAGGTTGCATGATTCTGACATTTATAGGAAGAGAAAGTGATGATCCATTAAGCAATGGGGTTTGTTACCTTTGGGAACTTTTGGCTACAGCTCTTAATGATATGGTTAATCAGGTAGTTAATAAGGGTTAATATTttcatgaattatatatttaaaaaaaaaaaaaaactaatagcctatttaactttttttttagggaatagcctatttaactaaaaagATAAGTTTATTTGaactatttttcaaatcttaCAAATCGgtctatttaagtaaatatgtatttttatctattatattatattactttttgtatttttttttaaatatttactaactcttgtgaaaaaaaatgtatattttctaGGGAAATTTTCTATAGTTTAATCAAGTTAGAATGCACctattatccaaaaaaatataggtTGGGTTTAAccttaaacaaatatttgatgttGTGATGTGTCAAAAGGAGTTAAGGCCTCGCATTAGATAGAACGGTTGaagttgaacaacatataagtgagagtACTCATAAATTCaatgtcttaaggttttgggcAAGGATGTGATGTTTAATCTCATTTATCTAGTTGCTCTTAACTCAATGTGATGATTCAAACGAGTTAGACTCACTGTCATGACTCAAAAGTGGCATCAGAGTCTGATTCGAATTTATGGGAAGAGATTCGTGGTATTTGATCACAAAAGTGGGGAGTCTCggacgagagagagagagagagagagagagagagagagagagagagagagagagagagagagagagagagagagagagagagagagagagagagagatgttgCGATGTGTCAAGTTTGAGTTACAGTTCCACATTAGATTGAAGAGTTGAGTGTTGTACAACATTCAAGTGGGAGGGTCCAAAAACCCAATATCTTAAGATTTTTGGTGAAAAAGTGGTGATCTCATTTGTGTGGGAATCCTTTGTGTTGTGACTCTTAACTCAATGTGATGAATCAACTCAATGAAACTCTCCTTGATTGCTCaacattttattcaaaaatttacACAACCAATCCCTTAACTAATTATGAGGTTTCATATTGATCGCATTATTAATTTTCGTTTCAATTTGGTCTTATAAGTTTCCTCTTACATTTTACTCAATATGTTTTGCAGGGAATCATAGAAGAAGAGACCCTCAATACTTTCAATCTCCCTAACTATTATCCATCTCCAACTGAAGTGAAATTGGAAGTTCTAACTGAAGGGTCATTTGTCATCGATCAATTGGAGATTTTGGAAGCAAATAAGAATGCTAGTGTAgatattgattttgaaatgtCACGCCTACAACATATAAGGGCTGGAATTGAACCTTTGCTAACTAGCCATTTTGGTGAAAATGTCATCGAAGATATATTTAACcgatataaaaaaattctaagcGACAGAATATCAAAAAAGAGAACTAGCACGACCAATCTTACCATAACATTGACTAGAAAACCATGagctaaatatttttgtttgggttttatatttgtaatttgaaataaattttaaagtCATGTTGAtggttaatttatatattatttatgctTTTGTTTATATGAAAAAATCATTTATGTGGAGATTGCAACAACTGTTTTAGGTTAAAAATGGTAGATCTGTTCACGTAGTGGATTTAAATTTACCAAATCAGATTCCTCGAAAATGTGTCGTCAACCAATTGTAGTCTAGAAAAGACATCCTGGCCAACAATTGTTGTGAACGCAGTGGAAATCACaaacctttgattttttttttctttaaaataatttgaatcgAATCATGAATGATACCGTTCACCAATACATGAATCGAATCAAAATTGCAAGGCACATGACAAAAGTTTCTAATGATACGAttcaaagtaatttgaatcGAATCAAAATGCTAGAAGTTGACTTTTGCGAAAAGAAAAGACATTTTTGATGTGTGTATACTAAATTGGACACATGGAACAAGATAAcacaaaggaagacaattgctAGAGTGCTTTAACATGATTCTAGTCTATATCTATCAACATATGGACATTCTAATAAACACTATTACtgaaatttttttgagaaaaagggtcagaaaaaaaaaaaatccaaataaacatcatcaaaacaagGACACAAGGCTACAAGGCTTCAATATTATCTTATTcaaatcatgttttcaaatttatgttAGAAGGTTAGTGTTTGACAAACAATATTATCTGAGATCATTTTACGAAATGGATCTGAGTTAAGTAATCCCAGATACATCCTCATAGCATGATCGGTGAAAATTTCTACCATAACAATTTAATACCGGACTTCTCTTGTTGTCGGTATCACATCCCAACTTCTCTTGTTGTCGTGTGGGTCATCCTTACGAAAAGTATCACATCCCACTGTCGTGAATCTCCGTGTCTCAGTGTCGTGGATAACAAAAGACACGATTTATTATTACTGTTCAAATATATCGTTGTCTGAAATATAACATACTTATCTAACATACTTTACCCAACATACATTTTTTGAAGTAATAAACCAACACTCGTGCAATGCATATTAGGTTCGTCTTCGTATGGAAAATTCAGTTGTAAACGATTACCAAGAGtatgcatttgttgaagtttctgGCAGTGGTATCGATTAccatactttttttaaaaacaatttagtTTGTTTACTATAACTACATAAAGTAAATTTACCATACTTATATATGGCAGTAGCAACAGTTCAAAGAATGAAAGTTcagaaaattataaatgatagaatatATATCTTCTCCATTGTCATCAATACACTCAAAAATCCTTTCTAAAAAAGCAGCAACCTAATTCTTACAAGTTCCAgtaaaaattcaaattgatgAGATAACACATaacataaatgataaataataatagagGGAAAAAATATACCCTCGTATAAAGAGTTCAATGTTCAAACAGTCATCAAAATTGTAAGGGGGTTGGATATGGTCAAACATTCCTAAGGGTATTCTTGTGCATCAATGTGGTAAGGTGTTACAACAACACAACACTAAACTTCAGTGCTCAGCATCTATGTGTATGCAACTTTCCTTCTTACCATCTGTTTCCCCCTCCTCTGCCTCCACCGTAACctcttccaccaccaccaccaccacctcttCCGCCAAACCTATAACCTCCTCCGCCTCTTCCACCTGAAAATCCACGACCACCGCCAAATCTGCGCCCACTTGATTCCTCTCTTTGTTGCAAACTAGGCAATTCTTTAGCAACCTTCAGGCTTACATTAACGGCATTCTTTTGACCTGGAAagcgaaaaaaatcaaaatgaaaaaatgaccaAGATTGAAGATATACTAGTATGTGAAGGAAAAGCTGTGAAAAACAGAAATAACGTAAATGCTAGTAATATTCCATTATATTCTAAATTCTATAGAGCAATGAGGTGAAATTTTACTTGAGAGAAA belongs to Medicago truncatula cultivar Jemalong A17 chromosome 6, MtrunA17r5.0-ANR, whole genome shotgun sequence and includes:
- the LOC25496561 gene encoding S-adenosyl-L-methionine:benzoic acid/salicylic acid carboxyl methyltransferase 3, yielding MDLAHILHMNGGDVEETSYAKNSLIQQKVISGAKSSRDKAITNLYCSLYPRRFAVADLGCSSGPNTLLVISEIIKVVEKLCIELNHESPEYDVSLNDLSGNDFNGIFKSLDTFKEKLSNELENKMGPCYFSGVPGSFYGRIFPNESLHLVHSSYSIHWLSKVPNGVNNNKGNIYIANTSPSNVFKAYYEQFRIDFSLFLKCRAKELVEGGCMILTFIGRESDDPLSNGVCYLWELLATALNDMVNQGIIEEETLNTFNLPNYYPSPTEVKLEVLTEGSFVIDQLEILEANKNASVDIDFEMSRLQHIRAGIEPLLTSHFGENVIEDIFNRYKKILSDRISKKRTSTTNLTITLTRKP